DNA sequence from the Falco biarmicus isolate bFalBia1 chromosome 5, bFalBia1.pri, whole genome shotgun sequence genome:
CCAAACTTTAGCTAGCCCAAGGAAAAGGGGAGGTAGGAACAAAGATGTTCACAATTACAGCCCACAATGCTATTTAAAAGCAGTGGGCTGGAATTGGTTTATGTTGACCTCCCACCAACATGAATTGTTTCCACATCAGCCTGCACCTCACTGCCCTGCTTCAGGGACAAGGTTTGAGACAAACCAGCCTGTTCTTGCAGACGTGGCCCATGCCCACAGCAAAGGCCAGGCAGCGGTCACAGGCAAGGGGCAGCCAGACAGtttagaccaggggtcctcaaactttttaaccagggggctggcgcggatgcagtggcaggcagtcatctgcagctgcttggtttccgcccccaacccctggtgggggggggggtggcaggagggggtctgtaaataccggaggctggattgaggaccctggggggctgtatccatCCCagggccgtagtttgaggacccctggtttgGAGTCAGCCAAAATAGTACAAGCAAGGAGGAAGGGGCACATCCAAGGGGTTAAATACATGGTGAAGAGCTTATTGCTATTGTGATGCTAGTTTGAATCCATGTTGTCAGTCAACAGCCATTCAAAGGTGATTTGAAGCAATGCAATGGCTGCCAGTTTCCATGACGGACTCTGGCTGAGTCCATCTAAATGAGGCTTCAGCTGACACCAGTAGTTTGGTGGAAACCACACGAAAGGACGTTCTTGATGATTAAGAACAATCTTGATCCCAGGAAGTGGGCAAAATAATAGTTTTCAGTGATTAGAAATGACTCTATACCTTCATATTCACCCTCCCCTGTTCTTCACCTCCCCAGGTGAAACAAAAAGCCTTTCAGGGCTAACCTTCACACTTGTTttcccagtgaaaaaaaatccacattccAAATCGGTGCAGCATGACCAATGATAAGAAACAACATCAAACACTTGTCTTTAGTCTAGAAAGACCCCTCCATCTCCCTTTACCACATGCACCCCTTGTCCAGCAAGGCCCCTGGGAAAACCAACACTGCTCTTCAGAGCGTAAGGACCTCAGCACTTGGGACTGGAAATCCTAAGATACATTCCTTACATGGAATAAATGGTCATGTCCTGTCTCTCTTCAATCTTGATGCTTTCATCACTGGGATGAGGCGGGTTGGCTTGAAACTGGCTTGGAATCCGCAGAGAGACCTTCACTTTCTGCTGTAAGGAGCCGTCTTcaacaggaaaagcagtgatGGAGACAGGAGCAGTCATGCCCATGCCAATCCCTGAAAGAGATACACAGACATTGCTAAAGAAGTCAAGGCTCTTAGGAACTCACAGAATTAACAGGGGATTCACaaaatctaattttattttaggaaaactCCTCACAGTGAACTACTTGTACAGTCAGTCAAGAGTGGGGTCCTCTGGAGCATGTAGAGCAGCATTAGGCTTCTGCTCAGGCCAAACTTCTCTTTCCACTGACTACACAAGGACCGTGGGAGGCAAGGGCCCCAGGTGACCTCCGGATGGAATTTTACTAACAGTCCTGTTTTTGTAGATGTCAACCATATAGTTCATGCCACCAAGACACTCTGTTCTTCTGACAAATCACCTCTAACACAAGAGGGTCTACAGTTCTGGGGCAGGTCAGTGGCACATGTAAATCTACATCAGTATTTAAATTGTTATCATCTGCACTTAGTGGTGAGCCCATAGCCAAGTCTGGGTGACAGGAGCTTTCTCCTAAACCCTTTCAAATGCTTCCAGTCATCCTACGAGTTCCAGTGCCTCGAAACTCAGAGCTGTTATGGCTTTCAGCAGGACTGTCCATGCTGTCTACCACTCCAGGAGCAACATGTTGCTTTTCTGCTCGTTACTGCTGAAAGGTTCCACATGGCACTgaagaacttttttcttccctcttcttccttcagtAGTAAGGAACCTCTAAACCTCAGGATCAGACAGCCACAGAACCAGCTGAGATCAAGACGTCTTCCTCATTTATTTCGCTTTGACACCGTACCTGCCTCTGTGGCACACATTATAGAAGGCACCCTTTTCTCCTACAGCAAGAGTGATCATCACCTTTCTAAATCACGCTGCTGTAAATGCCATTTCTCCCTGCATCCTGTTCCTACTCCCATACAGACTATACAAGTCCCTCTACCAGATGCCTGAGAAAGGTGTGTGAGAAAATGTATATGCCTTGGAACTGCTCTATGGTCTTCTCCTGCTGCAGATAATTACCAATGCACAAACTGAGAATAAGAATCACCTGGAAGCACCATTATACAACATTACACAGTACCATTAAAAAGCAAGCTCATTGTTCATTAccttttcataaataaaaatagccaGAGTATATGATAAAATATCAAAGACATAGAAGTTGTTTCACTGCCTACAAGGGTACATCACAGAAATGAAGTGCCCCAGATACCCTGGATTTCATCAGCTACTGCTCACACTGGGAGCTGTGATAGATACACGTGTGCCTGTCCTCACGTTATCCCAGCTGCAAGGTAACTCAGTCCTGCTGAAACAAATCACTTCTGAGATTTTAGCCTTCTCTGAAAGCGAGATTGGTTAGGAGTGGAATCATAGCATGGATTGGCTCAGCACACTTTAACCTGTGACAAGCCTATTTTTCCCTGTGAGGGGCTGTCCCCATCACAGACCCCCAGTGTTGGGAGCTGCAAGCCAGGCAGGCCTGTGGTGCCATCAGCTCCATCCACCCTGTTTTCACCAAGCCTCTGCAAGTAGTGGTCAACCACAAACGTCCACCAAGCCCCATGGGGTGGAGAGCGTCTCTCACCCTTTTCGTTGGTTCCTCCGACATACTTGAGGATCTTGAGCACCCCTTCCTTCGAGGCTTCGTCGAACGGcttccctgccacctccacGGCCGCAAACCGCCCGCCCTCGCACACCCTCTCCTCGTagctgagctgctcctggggaAGGAGATGGGGGTGCAGAAGCTGTCAGCTGCCCGGACGGGCTGGGAGGCAAGTGCTGCCCGCAGGACACCTGCTCCCCCTCGCAGTGCGTTATCCAGCCCGGCTGGCTCAGAAATCCCCCGGGGAACCACAGCCCGGCCGCCCACCCCGCCACCTACCTTTTCCCCTTTGCTCAGCACCCGGTAGGGCCATGTCTCTACCGTGCTCAGCAAGGAGTTCTTGATCATGCCCAGCATGGCCGCGCTCGGCTCGGCCCGCTCACCTCAGCCGCTCTCGGCTCGGCCCCGCTCCGTCTCGGCCCGCTCGGCTCGGTGGGAGGGCCCGGGGAGGGCACCGCCGCCtgcaccgcaccgcaccgccgCCAGGGGGCAACCAAGTGCCACCTGCGGCGAGGCGCGGGGCGCGGGcagccggggccggcggggctcGGCCGGGGCTCGGtgcggccgcggcgggcggcgggagcgggagggcggcggctgcgggggTGAAGCAGCGGAGGACGCTGAGAAGTGTGAAGAGTAATAAGCTGCGGGAGCAGGTGGTATTCATCTGGGGGAGAGAGGAaatctgaaggaaataaaatagaaggaaGGGGAAGTAATGCAAGAGCGTGTGGTGTATAGCGTGGAGGGGCACAGCTCTcctgaaaatgcaaagtcaTAACGTGTTGattctggtgtttttttaataaacgGAACTAAGGATCACAGCTGTCTTTTAAGACAGTGGATTTCAGGCAGTGGTCCATGTCTCTCTGGGTGTCATAAGCTTTAGGTAAGGGGTAGGTCTTGGAAGCCACCGATGGGATTTGCTCTCCCCTGGCTTACCCCTGCGTGTGTTCACAGCCCAGCCGGTCAACTGTATTTAAAACTCTAGCCAGGTCCCTTCCCAGAAAGACATGTAAATGAACACAACAGGGGGCCTAAATGGCTTATATAGCTGGATATATTTATGTACATAGAGGACTTAGATCCTTCATGATCACAAATGGGGTTTAGTTCTATATGCCATGTCAAAGGACAAGTGCCAGCTAGAGAAAGTGCCTTGCCCAGGATCGTTTAAGGAGAGGGCAGCAGAGGTAGGAATCAAACACCAGTCCCTGGGGCAGCCATGGATCAGAGCAGCCTCCCCAGGCACATGAGGCAGAGGCACCTCAAGGTGCTTGCTCAGCTGGACTCCTGCCTCCTCAGATGGAAGGTGAGTGGCACAGAAGCAGGCTGATGCATAACTTTCCTatgcttttaaagagaaaaaaaaaaaagaaaacaataaatgtaATATTAAAGCATTTCCATCTAGAGAGAGAGGGTCATGCAAAGGCGAAGAAGTTAAAGCAGCTGGCCACGATCATCTGATCAAACAGGCCATGCTCAGatcagggagcagggctgcagcctgaCTTGGACTTTCACAGAGTGAACGATGGGCAGCTATCAGGGGGGACAAGGGCACAGACCTAGTCATTTATTAactatttatattattttgtttattcacCATTATGCAAGAAATTGCAAAATTGTAATATACATTGCGTGCTGCAGcttatttgttctgttttaaaataaatcgTGAGTTTCTCCATTGAGCTGAGGAGTTTTGCCAAAAATACCAACTGGCACATATCAGTGTAGGAATACATGGACTGGGGTCAGACCAGAGGTCCATCTTGCCTGGTTCTCTGTCTCTGGTCAAAGCTGGTGGTGGACTTCTAAGTAAAAAGTGAAAGTATGCAGCGATCTAGTCTGGCCTGCCACCTCCAGCATCTGGGACTGAAGGACTGAGGGAAGTCTCATCTTTCTGTTTCAAGTAGTCCTCAGTTGATTTTATACAGCTTCATGTTGCCTGATAAAATGCTCATAAAAACGTGAAAGCTGACATTTATGTTGTATTCTTCCTCCAGATACACCAAACAGATCAGCAGTCCTGACAGCCCCAAGCAAAGTGTGTAAAGCATCCCCCGGAGGGGCCAGCACTCTGTGCAAGCATGCAGCTGACGCTATAGCACAGCCTAGTAGCTCTGAATGCAGGATAACAAGGAGGAGGGGGGCCTTTCTCTCCTGTTATTCCTTGTCATTTAGGTAAATATATTCTGGGATCAAAATAGTCTACATTTCCTGCGAAATTATGATGACAACTTTACCAAAGGCACAACTGTATCTTTTTATCAGCCTTTTCACAGGCTTGATTTTTCCCTTGTCTACATAAGCAGGATTTCAAATTCCCAAGCAAAACCAATGAGACACCTTCCAAGTTagaattttgttattttctgaaaacctgAACTCAGAGAATTTACATCTGGGAAATATTTATCAAATTGTCTCATACACTACTCATACCTCTCCTACTCAACTCCCAGGTCACAGCCAAAATTCTGGCTGTGTTACTTCTTCTGGTTCATTCTGAAAGATTTCATATCAAACTGgttcttcccctttctctctgGAGGTTCTTGTAGTGTCACTGAGCTTCTTTCCATAAACTCAGGCCTTGAGAATCCTTAAATAGCTAGTCTGCATCCTCCCTGTTTGTAACTGGAGGGTGTTTTCAAAACAACTGTCATGCCAGCTTCCCCCATAACCATTTAGACATAATCTATTCTTTACTTTTGTTCTTATAAATTGCTTCATccagacctttaaaaaaatagtttattttcctctctgacTCTCCTGCTTATGTTTCAACAGATTTCAGGTATGCAGTTGGCTGCAACACTGGATAGGAATCTCTGAATTGGATTTACCTTTAGAGACCTGAAGGGCAAGCCCACTCTCTGTTCAGTGCATAATTTGATTTCTGCACTGCTTTTTTACCACAAGTTTTATTGCCAGGAAACCACAGGCAAAGACAAGCTGAAGGCAGGGTATTCTGGGTGCTCCCTGAGGCACAAAAGTCCTTGGGGTGTGTAGTTGTTCTTTTTCTACAGGTCTTAATTGTGCTAAAGGATGTTGGGGAATGTCTGGAGGTCAGTGCTTGCATGTGGAGAAGATATTCTGTGAATTAGACATCAATTGAATTATCATCTGT
Encoded proteins:
- the HEBP1 gene encoding heme-binding protein 1, with product MLGMIKNSLLSTVETWPYRVLSKGEKEQLSYEERVCEGGRFAAVEVAGKPFDEASKEGVLKILKYVGGTNEKGIGMGMTAPVSITAFPVEDGSLQQKVKVSLRIPSQFQANPPHPSDESIKIEERQDMTIYSMQFGGYAKEMDYVNYAAKLKSALGSEVAYRKDFYFCNGYDPPMKPYGRRNEVWFVKE